The stretch of DNA TAGAAATTCAGACTCGCGGCAAAGACATGAACAAGGCCCGCAAAGAAAAGGGCCTCCCGCCGGTAAAGACGATTTACGGCTGCCATATTTATGTGGACACTTCCAGCGCAAACCAGAAAGATCCGATCACGTTTGAACGGTTGACTCTCTTGGTCGAAAATGAGAAGGGGTACTATAACCTGCTCCGCATTGTGAGTTATCGCTACGAAGACGGTGACCGCTGGGCAGAAATTCCATCGGTACCGCTGTCGGTTATCGAAGAGCATAAAGAAGGCATTATCGCCATCGCAGGCGATTTCTTTAGCAAGTACGGCCAGAGCGTAGCGTCGGGGCGCAATAGCGTTGCCCGCGAATACATGGAAGCCCTCGACAAGATTTTTGACCACGACCATCTGTACATTTCGGTGTGCGATAACGGGGTGCCTCAGCAAAAG from uncultured Fibrobacter sp. encodes:
- a CDS encoding PHP domain-containing protein, which gives rise to MAFVHLQVHSEFSVLQSSARLDGILAAAAEENAPAVALTDHGAMFGILEIQTRGKDMNKARKEKGLPPVKTIYGCHIYVDTSSANQKDPITFERLTLLVENEKGYYNLLRIVSYRYEDGDRWAEIPSVPLSVIEEHKEGIIAIAGDFFSKYGQSVASGRNSVAREYMEALDKIFDHDHLYISVCDNGVPQQKLLNDFNVQLAGELGREIVAVADVHYIKAEDAEAHKVLRCISLKETLNGF